From the Chitinophaga lutea genome, the window TCGGAGCGGCTGGGGAAGCAGGCTTTAAAGAATATCGGCTATTAATAAAAAAGGGGTGACTGCATCACCCCTTTTTTGTACCTGTTCCTTAAAACAGGTTCCACCATGGCTTCCATTCCTTCAGCTTCTCCGCCGCCATGGGGTGTGCGGGATATTTGCGGATGATCAGTTTCAGTTGCTGCATCGCCTCTTTCAGCCGGCCCTCCTGCTTATAGGCATGCGCCAGCAGGTAACAGTAACCGGCGATGGATTCGTTCCAGATCCAGTTATTGCGGGTGGCGATGTGCATGCTTTTGGACAGGCGCTCAACGGCGGTCGGATAATCGCCGCGCTCCATCGCCACATCGCCCATATAACCGTGGAGGAAATGAAAATCATAATCCACGCTCGCAGGGTTGCGCTCGGTGAACTGCTCGCATTGCAGCAGGTCGTCCCAGGTTTTCTGCAGATGCCCCAGCGCACGGTTGGCTTTCGCGCGGAAGAAATAGGTTTTGACATAATCTTCTATATCGAGCGGGCCGGGCTCGCCGATAGAGAGGCGGCTGGTGGCGCTGCCGGCGCAGTGCTCGTATTGCCCGTTCTGGAAATAGAGCTGCATCAGGTTGAAATAGGCATTGGCGTCGTCCGGGAATTCTTCGAGGTGTTTTTCCATCATGCCGATGCGCGCCGCCAGGTCGTCGGTTTCGCCTTTCATCAGGCCGCGTGATGTTTTGATGCTGTTCACCACGGCCGTTACGCGTTCGCGCTCATCGTCCGGCAGCTGTTCGATGGCTGCTTCCATACCGCTGTCGTACACCTCCATAAAACGCTCGTACCAATGCAGCGCCCGCTGATGGTCGTGCAGGTTGCCGCCGCAGATGTAGATCAGGCGGTTGTAGATGCTGGCGGCCTGGTACGGGTCGAGCCCGTCGCCGAATTTTTCCAGCACTTCGCCCAGGTCGGTCACTGCGGGCTCAAACTGCCCTGCCTCGCAATGCGCCATGGCCCTGGCGTTGAGCTGTTCCCAGAACGGCACCAGGTTGTATCCGGTGGTATATATGTCGATGGCCGCATCATACGCGCCGAGGTCGTGCAGGGTCAGCCCGTAGTTCATGCAGCACATGGAAAAATGCAGCATGTGATGGGCGGTGCCGTTACCGCCGTTTTCGAACCAATAGGCCTTGTATTGCGCGATGGCTTTGGCGTACAGGAATTTATTCAGCACCAGGTGCTGTTCCCTGGCGGCGGGAGAAGCCGTTTCCCATTCGGAAGAAACAGCGGCAGACAGGTACCAGTCGTACGGGAAATAATATTCCGAATCCGGCCAGT encodes:
- a CDS encoding tetratricopeptide repeat protein; amino-acid sequence: MTIKDIESLLEQGAYEAALRAAETYLETHPADADALYLKARSLFECSLRPDSEEQAAELINKAYEGFSEALAANSGHREALEYRAYTGACSQYITGREDAVMADLERLLESGDDVSRLRYMQWRSTAYLRDGLHDAAIADLRTIIDMAGQTFPDEPAQRNEIAAGMWYNIGEIQQQHLAEPEAALDSYREAFRHSPYKREYITAAALALEMGAYELAEQLMDVLPVVLGQVDDAFGSLLQQVKEAYAAHPDNPDVAVMYCKATAGVPSVMFDVEEEDVVLEQISLGKKMMQQFPEEKYFAQYTGKTFFEVQQFAEAMPYLEKAIATDNPHPMAIARWCYAKYKLEGAFPDNWPDSEYYFPYDWYLSAAVSSEWETASPAAREQHLVLNKFLYAKAIAQYKAYWFENGGNGTAHHMLHFSMCCMNYGLTLHDLGAYDAAIDIYTTGYNLVPFWEQLNARAMAHCEAGQFEPAVTDLGEVLEKFGDGLDPYQAASIYNRLIYICGGNLHDHQRALHWYERFMEVYDSGMEAAIEQLPDDERERVTAVVNSIKTSRGLMKGETDDLAARIGMMEKHLEEFPDDANAYFNLMQLYFQNGQYEHCAGSATSRLSIGEPGPLDIEDYVKTYFFRAKANRALGHLQKTWDDLLQCEQFTERNPASVDYDFHFLHGYMGDVAMERGDYPTAVERLSKSMHIATRNNWIWNESIAGYCYLLAHAYKQEGRLKEAMQQLKLIIRKYPAHPMAAEKLKEWKPWWNLF